From the genome of Bacteroides sp. MSB163, one region includes:
- a CDS encoding HD family phosphohydrolase, whose amino-acid sequence MNKSKTQKSFSYRDLLYKALIFIGTVAIIVYFLPRDGKFNYQFDIDKPWKYGQLMATFNFPIYKDDAVVKHEQDSMLASFQPYYQLDKSVEKTVLSKLKTDYQSHLRDIVPSSDYMRYLEKRLSEIYKAGILSTEERSKLQKDSTAVIMVIDDKLANQRGTEQLFSVKDAYAYLLTADTAHYSPYILRQCSLNEYLYPNLTYDEQRTETAKKEALDNYAWANGVVQSGQKIIDRGEIVDKETYNILESLRKESIQRSESIGQKRLILTGQILFVSIFMLCFMLYLDLFRKDYYERKGSLSLLFTLIMFYCVVTALMVSNNIYNVYIIPYAMLPIIIRVFLDSRTAFLTQVVTILICSICLRYPHEFILLQLTAGLVAIFSLRELSQRSQLFRTALLVILTYAALYFAFELITENDLSKLNGSMYSYFIVNGVLLLFTYPLLFLLEKTFGFTSNVTLVELSNINSPLLRRLSETVPGTFQHSMQVANLAAEAANRIGAKSQLVRTGALYHDIGKMENPVFFTENQSGGVNPHKNLSYEQSAQVIISHVTDGLKLAEKNNLPKVIKDFISTHHGKGKTKYFYISWKNEHPDEEPNEELFTYPGPNPFTRETAILMMADAVEAASRSLPEYTEESINNLVEKIIDSQVEEGFFKECPITFKDIAIVKSVFKEKLKTIYHTRISYPELKK is encoded by the coding sequence CAAAGCACTCATTTTTATCGGCACGGTAGCCATCATAGTATACTTCTTACCGCGTGACGGCAAGTTTAATTATCAGTTCGATATTGACAAACCGTGGAAGTATGGGCAACTTATGGCCACATTCAATTTCCCCATATATAAAGATGATGCCGTAGTAAAACATGAACAAGACAGCATGCTTGCCAGTTTCCAGCCTTACTATCAGTTGGATAAAAGTGTAGAAAAAACCGTGCTTAGCAAATTAAAAACGGATTATCAAAGTCACTTGCGCGACATCGTTCCGTCTTCTGACTATATGCGCTATCTGGAGAAAAGGTTATCCGAAATTTATAAAGCAGGTATACTTTCTACCGAAGAACGCAGCAAATTACAAAAAGACAGCACCGCTGTCATCATGGTGATTGATGATAAGCTGGCCAACCAGCGGGGGACCGAACAGCTTTTTTCCGTAAAAGACGCTTATGCCTACCTGCTCACTGCGGATACGGCACATTATTCTCCTTACATCCTGCGCCAGTGCTCACTCAACGAATATTTGTACCCGAATCTGACTTACGATGAGCAACGCACCGAAACAGCCAAAAAGGAAGCACTGGATAATTATGCCTGGGCCAATGGCGTTGTGCAAAGTGGCCAGAAGATTATTGATCGGGGAGAAATCGTAGATAAGGAAACTTACAATATCCTTGAAAGTCTGAGGAAGGAGTCTATACAACGTAGTGAATCTATCGGACAAAAACGTTTGATACTGACCGGACAAATCTTGTTTGTCAGCATTTTCATGCTCTGTTTTATGCTGTACCTCGATTTATTCCGCAAGGATTATTACGAACGCAAGGGGAGTTTATCCCTACTATTTACACTGATTATGTTCTATTGTGTAGTAACAGCACTCATGGTGTCGAATAACATATACAATGTTTATATCATTCCGTATGCCATGCTGCCTATCATTATCCGCGTATTCCTCGACTCACGCACAGCATTCCTTACGCAGGTGGTCACTATACTGATCTGCTCCATTTGTTTACGCTATCCACACGAATTTATATTGCTGCAACTGACTGCCGGCCTGGTCGCTATTTTCAGTTTGCGCGAATTGTCACAACGTTCGCAGCTCTTCCGTACGGCATTATTAGTGATATTGACCTATGCCGCTCTTTACTTCGCTTTCGAACTGATCACCGAAAACGATTTATCGAAATTAAACGGAAGTATGTATAGTTACTTTATAGTCAATGGTGTACTTCTATTGTTCACCTATCCGCTTCTGTTCTTGTTGGAGAAAACATTTGGATTTACTTCCAACGTTACTCTGGTAGAACTTTCTAATATCAACAGCCCGTTGCTGCGCCGTTTGTCAGAGACTGTTCCGGGAACTTTCCAACATTCCATGCAAGTGGCTAATCTTGCCGCAGAAGCTGCCAACCGTATTGGAGCTAAGAGCCAGTTGGTGCGTACCGGAGCTTTGTACCACGACATCGGAAAAATGGAAAATCCAGTATTCTTCACTGAAAACCAATCAGGAGGTGTCAATCCGCATAAAAATCTTAGTTACGAGCAAAGTGCACAGGTGATAATCAGTCACGTGACGGACGGACTGAAACTGGCGGAAAAAAACAATTTGCCTAAAGTGATAAAAGACTTCATCAGTACCCATCACGGTAAGGGAAAGACTAAATACTTCTATATCTCTTGGAAGAACGAGCATCCCGATGAAGAGCCGAACGAGGAATTATTCACTTACCCCGGCCCAAATCCGTTCACCCGCGAAACGGCCATTCTAATGATGGCGGATGCAGTAGAAGCTGCATCCCGCAGTCTGCCCGAATATACAGAAGAGAGCATCAACAACCTAGTGGAAAAGATTATAGACTCGCAGGTAGAAGAAGGTTTCTTCAAAGAATGTCCTATTACATTCAAGGACATTGCTATCGTGAAATCGGTGTTCAAAGAGAAACTGAAAACAATTTATCATACCCGCATCAGCTACCCCGAACTTAAAAAATAA